The Candidatus Eisenbacteria bacterium genomic interval CCATCAGCAGGCCGGTCATGAGTTCGCGGCGGATGACCCGCCACCAGTCGGCGAGCCGGACCTCGCCCAGCGCCATGGCGCGAATGACCAGCGTCGAGGCCTGCGAGCCCGAGTTGCCGCCGCTCGAGATGATGAGCGGGATGAAGATGGCCAGCACCACGGCGCGGGAGATCTCGTTCTCGAACCGGCTCATGGCGGTGGTGGTGAGCATCTCCGACAGGAACAGGGCGGCCAGCCACACCACCCGCTTCTGCACCATCTGCGGGATCCCGACCTGCAGGTAGGGCGCGTCGAGGGCCTCGGTGCCGCCGATCTTGTGGATGTCCTCGGTGGCCTCCTCCTGGATGACGTCCACGATGTCGTCCACCGTGACGATGCCCTGCATGCGGCCGGCCTCGTCCACGACCGGGATCATGTGCAGGTCGTGCTGCTGGAACAGCCGTCCCAGCGCCTCCTGGTCCATGTCCGCGCGGGCGGAGTAGACCTCGGTCGTCATCAGCTCGCGCACGGTGGCGCCGGGCGCGGCGGTGAACAGGTCGCGCAGCCCGACGACCCCCACCAGCTTCTGGTCGGTCTCGAGCACGTAGACGTAGTTGACGTTCTCGAGCTTGTCGCGCCCCTGGCGGCGCAGGTAGGCGATGGCCTCGTCCGCGGTGACGTCGGGGCGCACGCGCGCGTAGCGCGTGTTCATGAGCCCGCCGGCGTCGTCCTCGGCGTAGGCGAGCAGCGCCGTGACCTCTGCGCGGGTCTGCTCGTCGAGCAGCGCCAGCCATTCCTCTCGCTCCCCCGACTCCTCGCACTGCTGCAGCACGTCGGCCGCGTCGTCCGGCGGAAGCAGCCGCAGCCAGGACCTGCGCTGGGCCGCCGGCATCAGCGAGATGAGCTGGTGTTCGTCGCGCGCCGAGAGGTCGAGAAAGAAGTCCTCCGCGTCCGCACGCGGCAGGTCGAAGAACGCCTCGAGCCGGTCCTCGGGGGAGAGGATCCGCCAGGTTTCCTGGAGGTCCTCGACCGCGAGGTCGGCTTCGCTCTCGGCTTCTTTGCGCAGTGAGTTCACGGGGCGCTCCGGACGCCGCGGGCGCGCGCCTCCCGCGGAAGGTCGTGAGGATGGCCCGCAAGCTAACCGCTCGCTCACTCGCGCGTCCACTCCGAAGCGCTCAGCTCGAGGGCAGGCAGGGCTCCTCGCCGCCGACGGGCCGGGCCGCGGTTTCGGACTTCGCGGCGTCCGCGGGCACCCGTTCACCAGTGCGCGCCGTGGTGATGAGCACGACCGCCGTCACGACCAGCAGCGCGGCGGTCAGCGACCGGTTCGAGAGCGCTTCGCCGGCGAACGCCCAGCCGAGAGCGAGCGCCACGATCGGGTTCACGAACGCGTACGTCGCGACCCGCGCCGGCGGCACGTGGCGCAGCAGGTAGAGGTAGGCCGAGAAAGCCACCACCGAGCCGAACACCGACAGGTAGCCGAGCGCCGCGATCGAACTCCAGCCAACGCGCGCGGGGTCGAAACGCGCGAACTCGCCGAGCGAGCCGCTCATCGCCAGAAGGAAGACGCCACCGGACAGCATGCCCACGCCCGTCGAGGCGAGCGGGGAGCGCGGCAGGCGCACCCGTCGCGCCCACAGCGTGCCCCACGCCCACGAGAACGCGCCCGCCACGGGCAGCAGAGCCCACCGCGCCGGGAACTCCGTGCGCGCCGCGTGCGCGAGCGAGGGCGCGAGCAGCAGCGCGATGCCGGCGAAGCCGAGCACCAGCCCCACGAGCGAGCGGGCCGGCGGCCGCACGGCGTCACGGCCGAACGCGGCGAGCAGCGCCATCCACAGCGGAATGGTGGCGAGCAGCAGCGCCACGAGGCCCGAGGGAACGTGCGTGACGCCGAGCGTGACCGAGCCGTTGCCGACCGCCGGCAGCAACACGCCGACGATCGCGGCGTTGCGCAGCTCGGCGCCGCGGGGCCAGGACGCCCCGGTCACGCGCGCCCAGACGAGCAGCGCCAGCCCCGCCGACAGCAGGCGCGTCGCGCACATCAGAAGCGGTGGCAACGTCGCGACCGCGATGCGGGTGGCGAGGAACGTCGAGCCCCAGATGAAATACACGCACGCGAAGGCGATCAGCACCCTGGCGATCCGCCCGCGTTCGCGCAGGCGTTCAACCACGCGCCTTCACCGGGCGGGGCGCGCCGTCCACGGGCAGCGCCCAGCTGTCCTTGAAGGTGTCGAGCGCGATGATGCTCTGGGTCGAGCGAACGGACTCGATGGCGCCGAAGCGGTCGCGCAGCAGCCTGCCGAGCGCCTCGGGATCCTTGACGCGCACCTTGACCAGGTAGCTGTCCTGCCCGGCGACGTGGTGCACCTCGAGCACCTCGGGAAGCTGCGCGAGCGCCTCGCCCGAGGAGCTCGTGCCGATGCGCTCGTCGCTGCGGACGAGCACGTAAGCGAGCAGCGGCCGGTCCACCGCCCTCGGGTCCACCCGCGCGGCGTAGCCGGTGATGACGCCGCGCTGCTCGAGGCGGCGCACCCGCTCGAAGATCGCCGACGGCGCCATGCCGATGCGGCGCGAAAGGTCCACGTTGGCCATGCGACCGTCCGTCTGCAGCAGCTCAAGGATCTTGCGGTCCACGTCATCGAGCATATGGAACCTCCCGGTAGACTCGGGACAATAGTTCGCGCTTGTCGCCAATCAAGAGAAGTTTCTGCTAGTTCCAAGCCGAACAATCCGACGATTATTCGGCAAGCTGCGACTCACGTGGCGGGCGCCGCGAGGCACATTCGGCGCGGCAGAGCGAGCCATGAACGGCCCGCCGCGGCAGCTTCCCAGTTCCGAAGAGTCTCAGGCCGGCCCGGTGCCCTTCCCCGCGCTCACACCTTCGGCCCAAGAACGCGACGCGGCCCCTTCCGGGTGGGAAGGAGCCGCGCCGCGATCGAGGGCCCCGGCGGGCCCGAAGTCAGTCGTCGATTTCCTTGATGACCACGCTGTCCACGCCGTCGATCTCGAGCAGCTTGACCCCGATGACCTCCTTGCGGGACGTGGGCACGTTCTTGCCCACGAAGTCGGCGCGGATCGGCAGCTCGCGGTGGCCGCGGTCAATGACCACGGCCAGCTGGATCGAACGCGGCCGGCCGAAATCGATGAGCGCGTCCATCGCGGCGCGCACCGTACGGCCGGTGAACAGCACGTCGTCGATCAGCACCGCGATCTTGCCGTTGATGTCCACCGGGATTTCGGTCGCGCCGACCACCGGGTGGGCCGAAACGGTGGACAGGTCGTCGCGGTAGAGCGTGATGTCGAGGCTGCCCTCGACCGGCGAGGTGCCCTCGAACTCCTTGATCTTCGCGGCGATGCGGTTCGCCAGCGGCACGCCGCGCCGCCGGATGCCGACCAGCACCAGGTCTTCGATGCCCTTGTTGCGCTCGACGATTTCGTGCGCGATCCGCGTCACGATGCGGCGCAGCCCGTCCGCGTCAACGATCTCGGCCTTCTCACGCATGGTCATGGGGGCCTCTTGCCTCGGAAAGCTTCCGGGTGCGGGAAAGTGGGCGGACGATAGCGGGCGGTGCACAGTCGGGCAAGGCGCTCCGGCTCGGGGTGGCCGCGGTCGGCCGTCGCCGCGGACACGCGCGGGCCGCGACGCGACTCCCCTGCCCGAGGCGGGCGGAGCGACCGCCAGCGCTCACGCCTTCCCGCCCTCGACGACGACCTTCGAGAGGTCCCAGCCGCGCACGAACAGCTCGCGCACTTCCGACAGGAGGCGCAGGCGATTGAGCCGCACCGCCGCGTCTCCGGCGTTGACGAGCACCTGGTCGAAGAAACCGTGGATCGCGCCCTCCATCCCGAGCAGTGCGGGGATGATCTTCGCGTACTCGCGCGCGTCCCACAGCGGCGCGGTGCCGGCGCGCGCGGCCTCGAGCGCCGCGAGCAACGAGCGCTCCGCCGGTTCGGCGAGCCGCGCCCGGTCGAGCGAGGCCGGCAGCGGCTCGGTCGCCGCCCGCAGGATGTTCGCGACCCGCTTGTCGAGCAGGACGAGCGGGGCGAAGCGCGGATCGCCGCGAAAGGCCTCGAGCGCGCGGCCGCGCGCGAGCGCGTCCGCCGCGTCGCACCAGCCCGGCCGCGTCGCGCCGCCCAGGTGGATGCGGGCTTCGAGCGCCGCCTCGCGGGTGTCGTAGGGCACGCCGCGCTCCTCGAGCGCGGCGTCCACGCGCGCGCGCAGGAACTCGCCCAGCTTCTTCATGATTTCGGCCTGCGCGAGGTCTGGGTCGGCGGCGAAGAACGGCCGCGTCATCTCCATGGCCGCGGCGCGCAGGTCCAGGGCGCGCGACTGCTCGAGCACGATGCGCACCGCGCCGTTCGCCGCGCGCCGCACGCCGTAGGGATCCTCGCTGCCGCTCGGCGACTTGCCGGCGACGAACGCGCCCGCCACGTGATCGAGTTTGTCCGCCAGCGAAAGGAGCGAGCCGGCGTCCGTCTCGGGCAGCGCGTCGCCGGCGCCGCGCGGGCGGTAGTGCTCGGCGATGGCGGACGCGACCGCCTCGGGCTCGCCCGCGCGCCGCGCGTAGTGCCCGCCCATGACGCCCTCGAGGCTCGCGTACTCCTTGCCCGAGCCGATCATCTCGCCCAGCAGGTCGGTCTTGCACAGCAGGGCGGCGCGAACCACCGCCGGCCTGGCCGGCGGCGCGAGGCGGTCGGCCAGCCAGCCCGCGAGCGATTCCAGCCGCGCGGCCTTGTCGCGCAGCGAGCCGAGGCCTTCCATCCACACGACGGCCGACAGCTTCTCGAGGTTGTCGGCCGGGGTCTGCCGCAGGTCGGTCTCCCAGTAGAACTTCGCATCCTCGAGCCGCGCGACCAGCACGTCCTCGTTGCCCTTGCGCACCCGCTCGAGCCCGCGATCGTCACCGTTGCGCACGGTGACGAAGCCGGGCAGCAGGGAGCCGTCGGCCCGCTCGAGCGCGAAGAATCGCTGGTGTTCGCGCAGCGCGGTCACGATCACTTCGCGCGGCAGGTCGAGGTAGTTCGCGGCGAAGGCGCCCTCCACGGAGGTCGGCCATTCGATCAGGAAGTTGTTGATGTCGGTGAGCTCGTCGTCGGCGACGATCCGCCCGCCACGGGCTTCGGCGAGGCGGGCGATCTGCCGTTCGATGGCCTGCCGCCGCTCGCGCGGGTCCACGACGACGAAGGCCCGGCGCATCGCCTCGACGTAGCCGCCCGGCGAGGCGATCTCGACCGCGTCCGGGTGCAGGAAGCGGTGGCCGAAGCTCGTGCGCCCGGCGGTGAGCCCGAACGCGCGCACGGGCAGGACCTGATCGTCGAGCAGCGCGACCAGCCAGCGCACCGGGCGGCCGAAGCGCCAGTCGCCGGCGTCCCAGCGCAGCGTCTTCGGGAACTGGAGCTTCGGCGCGAGCGCTCCGAGCATCGCCGGAAGCACGTCGGCCGCGGGACGGCCCACGTGCTGCACGGTGACGGCGACGTACTCGCCCTTCGGCGTGGCGACGCGGCGGACGGCGGAGACGTCCACGCCCCGGCCCGCGCAGAAGCCGACGAGCGCCTTCGTGGGCTGGCCCGCGGCGTCGAACGCGACCTTCGCCGCCGGACCCATCGCTTCCTCCTCGTGGTCACGCTGGCGGGCGGCGACGCCGGTCACGAGCACCGCGATGCGGCGCGGCGTCGCGAAACCGGTGACCTGATCGAAACCGAGGCGCAGTTCCTCGAGCCCCGCGCGCACGCCGCGCTCGAGCTGTTCGAGCGCCGGCGGCACGTAGCCGGCGGGAAGCTCCTCGACGCCGATTTCGAACAGCAGTTCTCCGGGCGCGCTCACTTCGCTCCGCCCTTCTTCGCTCCGGTCGCCGCGGGCGCCGGGGCGCCGGCCGCTTCGGCCGGCTTCACCCATTTCGCGCGCTCGTCCGGGTCCCTGAGCAGCGGGTAACCGAGTTCCTCGCGCAGCTTCACGTACGCGACGGCCGCCTTTCGCGCGATCTTCCGCACCCGGCCGATGTAGCCGACGCGTTCCGAGACCGAGATCGCGCCGCGCGCATCGAGCAGGTTGAACGCGTGCGAGCACTTGATGACCGCGTCGTAGCCGGGGCCCACGAGCTTCAGATCGAGGAGGCGGTTCGCTTCGGACTCCCAGATCCGGAACATTTCGAAGAGCTCGGCGACGGGCGACTGCTCGAAGTTGTAGTGCGACCATTCCCACTCGTTGCGAACCCACAGGTCGCCCCATGTCACGCCGGGCGCCCACGCCAGGTCCTGCACGCGGTCCTTGCGCTGCAGCATCATGCCGATGCGGTCGAGCCCGTAGGTCAGCTCGGCCGAGATCACCGGCAGCTCCAGCCCGCCGCACTGCTGGAAGTAGGTGAACTGCGAAATCTCGGTGCCGTCCATGACCACCTGCCAGCCGAGCCCGGCCGCGCCGAGCGTCGGCGACTCCCAGTCGTCCTCGATCAGCCGCGGGTCATGCTCGTTCAGGTCCAGGCCCATGGCCCGAAGCGACTGGAAGTAGACGTCCACGACGTCGGCCGGGGCCGGCTTGAGCAGCACCTGGTACTGGAAGAACTGCTGGAAGCGGTTGGGGTTCTCGCCGTACCGCCCGTCCTTGGGCCGCCGCGAGGGTTCGACGTAGGCGACCCGCCAGGGTTCGGGGCCCAGGGAGCGCAGGAACGTGGCCGGATTGAACGTGCCCGCGCCGACTTCGCTGGGGTAGGGCTGCTGGATGACGCACCCGCGCTCGGCCCAGAACTGCTCGAGCGCCAGGATCATCGCCTGCAGGGACTGGCGGGGATCGGAGGACATGGGGTGACGCGGGCCTCGGTGAGCGCGGTGGCGGCCGCGGCGTGTGCGGAATCGGGCTCCGGCAACGGTATCGAGCGCGGCATGTTAGCCCGATGCCGCACGCCGTGTCACGCGGCGGGCCGCAGCGGGAGCCGCGCGAGGCGCGGGGCCGCCGCCGGTGGGCCCGGGAGCGCGCCGAACGCGACGACACCACGGACGTTCGGACTTACGGAACGAGCTTCCCCCGAAGGCATCGTCCCGGGCCTTCCCGTCCGTGGCGCCGTCGGTCCTCGAATGGCCCCGTCCACGACCGGCGCTCTCCCCGAACACCCCGGAGAGCGGTCGCGAAGCGGCTGGCCAACTCTCGTGCTAACCTTGCGGGAGCCGTGGGTCCGCCCCCGAGCCACGCCCGAAAGGTAGGCTAGGACCCACGTGCCGCAAATACGTGGACCTACGTAGCTGCGCGTTCTCGGGGAGGAACGCTGGTGCCGCTTTCGGCCGCCGACACGTCATGCCTGCACCGCTGCGTGCTGACGCTGCACGAGCCACGGGATCTGCGCGGTCTCGCGGCCGCGGCGCCGGGCGCGTTTCTCGAGGCCGTTCCCGCCGACTATTTCTTCCGGATCGAGATCGCCCGCGGGCCGGGCGGCGAGTTCGAGCGCGTGACGTCGTACTGGCAGCATCCGGCGCGCGCGAGCCGGGAAATGTTCGAACTGGCCGTGAGCCTTGGGCCCGAACACCCGTTCACCGGGCACGTCCTGCGAACCGGCGACCTGGGTCCGCTCCGGCTTTCGGACTTCTGGTCCCGCCGGCGCCAGCTCGCCGCCCCGATCCACCGGCGGTTCTACAAGCGGGTCGGCATCGGGTGGCTGCTGACGCTGCTGTCGGTGCGGGGCGATCGCTACTGCGCGATCAACCTTGGCCGGCCGTTCACCGCCCCGGACTTCAGCCAGCGCGACCGTGAAGTGCTCGGCCTGCTCGAGCCTCACCTCCGGCTGGCGCTGGACGCCGCCGAGCGCGAGACCGCGGCGCAGGAGGCCGACGCCTCGGCGCTGGCGGGCCTGGGACTCTCCGCGCGGGAGTGCGACGTCGCGGGCTGGCTCGCGCGCGGCCGCACGAACGGCGAGATCGCCTCGATCCTTTCCCTGCGCTCGCGCACGGTCGAGAAGCACGTCGAGCGCATTCTCGACAAGCTGGGCGTCGAGAACCGTACGAAGGCCGCGCAGGTCGTGCTCGGGCGGCGCGGCGCGCGACCGGTGAGCGAACCTGCGGACGCCCTCGAACTCGTCCGCCGCGTGCTGCGGCCCGACCGCACGCGCCGCGTCCTGTGAGCGCTCCGCGCATGAACGCGTCGCAACAGGCCGCCTTCCAGGCGGCCCTGATCGAACTCCACCAGCCGCGCGACGCCGCCGCCCTGCGCCTGGTCGCTCCCGCCGTCTTCAAGCGGCTGATTCCGTGTGACTACTTCCTGCGGCTCGAATTCGCATCCGCTCCACGCGGGAACGGCGACGCGCTCGAAGTCCTGTGGGACATGCCGGCACGCGCGACGCGCGCCCTCATGCGCAGGGCGACCCGTCTTTCGACCGATCATCCGCTCACGGCCCACGTCCTGCGGACCGGCGAGCTCGGTCCGATGCGGCTTTCGGATTTCTGGTCGCGGCGCGAGCAGCTCGCCTCGGCGATGCATCGCGAGATCTACCAGCCTCTCGGCGTCGGCTGGATGCTCGTCCACCCGTTCCTGCGCGGGGACCGCTGGGGGGCGATCGACCTGAGCCGGCCGTTCAGCGCGCCCGACTTCAGCGATCGCGACCTCGCGATGCTCGGGTTGCTCGTGCCGCATTTCGTGCAGGCCGTGGATGCCGCCGAACGTGTGGCCGCCCGGCGCGAGCTGGAACGGCTCACGCTCGCCGGCCTCGGCCTCACGCCGCGCGAGCAGGACGTGGCCGCCTGCCTCGTCCGCGGCCAGAGCAACGTCGAGACCGCGGCGAGCTTCGGCATGAGTCCGCGCACGGTGGAGAAGCACGTCGAACGCATCCTGGGAAAACTCGGTGTCGAAAACCGCACGTCCGCGGCGCGCGTGATCATGGGCCTGCAGGCGAAGCAACCACCCGCGGCTTCGCCGCGGAAGGTGGACGCGCGCATGGCGTTTCGGCGCCTGCTTTGGCCGGAAACGGGCGGCGAAGGTGACGGGCGAGACTCCCGTGCGGAGGATTCGCCTACCCGGGCTCCCGCAGGGCACGCAGCACTTCGAGCGAGCGCAGGCCGTGGAAGCGATGGAAGTGGGCCCTCAGGAAGTCCTCGACGACGCGCAGCAGCTCGGCGCTTCGCGGCACCTCGAGGTACTCGCCGGCCTCGCTGACCGGCCGGCCGAGCAGCAGCGCGAAGCTCGCCAGCGCCTCGGCCGAGAGCGCGACGACGCCGCCGTCGCGCCCGGCACAACCCTCGCAGACGAGCCCGCCGCGGCCCGGCGAGAACAATCGCCGCTGCGATACCGGCCGGCCGTCCACCGCGCAGGCGTCCAGGCGGGGCCGGTAGCCGAGCTCGGCGGCGAGCTGGAGCTGGAACGCGAGCGTCACCGCGGGCAGCGAGGCCGCCGGCGCCCGCGCGCAGCCGTCGAGCGCGGCGAGCAGCAGGTCGTAGATCTCGCCCTGCGGCTCCTCTCCCCACACGAGCCGGTCCACCAGTTCGAGCGCCGCCTGCGCGTGCGACAGCCGCGTGAGGTCCGTGAGCCGGCCACCGAACGGATCCAGCACCTCGGCCCGCGAGAGCAGGTGCAGGTCACGGTCGGGCTTCTCGTAGTAGACGAACTGCGATCGCGACAGCGGCTCGAGCGCGAAACCGAAACGGCTCGGAGTCCTGCGCGCGCCCTTGGCGACGAACTTGCGCAGCCCGAAATCGCGCGTGTAGGCGGTGACGATGCGGCTCGTGTCGCCGAGCGCGTGAATCTTGAGAACGACGCCTTCGGTGGTGACGATGGCCATGCCGGTGCGGAGTGTAGCGCAGGCGTCCCTCGCGGCGACCGGCCGGGGAGCGCGCTCCCCGCGGACGCTCGCGGCGCCCGCAGGCGCGGGACGAGGTCTAGTCGTTCGCCGCGGGCGCGCGGTGCGCGTCACCGGGCGAGCCCGGTTGCACGACGCCGCCCGAGACGACCACCTTGAGCCCCTCCTCGACCGGCCAGTCGAGGTACACGAGCTCGCGCTTGGGCACGTAGTGCACGAAGCCGGACGCCGGATTCGGCGTGTGCGGCACGAACACGCACGCCACGTCCTCGCCGAGCCTGGCCTTGAGCACGTCGTCCACGTGCCCGGTCACGAAACCGACGCGCCAGACGCCCGGCATCGGCCACTGCATGAGCACGACCTTGCGGAACGCCTGGCCCTCGCGCTGGGTGAGGAACGCCTCGCCGAGCGACTTGGTCGAGCCGTAGACCAGCCCGACGCCGGGGATGCGGTTGAGCATCTTGTCCCAGAGCCGCGCCAGCGGCCCCTGCCCGAGGAGCGAGGCGACGAAGCCCACGATCACCAGCAGCACGAGGGTCGCCAGCAGTCCGAGTCCCGGAATGCGATGGTAGTCGAACGCCGCGAAGCGCAGGTAGCGCCCGAGCAGGTTGTCCACCCAGTTGAGCAGCCGGAAAAGGACGAACAGCGTGATCGCGGTCGGCGCGAGCACGAGCAGGCCGGTGATGAGGTACGTGCGCACCCGGCCGAAAAACGAGGATCGGGACTTTGTCGCTGCGGAGGTCATGCCGGGCAGGGGCTCCGGGTCGGGAGTGCGGTGCGGACGCGCGGGAATCTAGCGAAGTTTCGGCGATTCGGCACCAGCGGCCCGGCGGCCGGGCGTCAGGCGCCGCGGGACGCGGCCCGCCAGCGGCGGTCCAGTTCCCGCACCTGCACGCCCACCGCGCGCAGCGCGCGTTCCTCGCGGGCGCGCATCGTCCGCCGCTCCGCGGCCCGGACGTGGTCGTGACCGCACAGGTGCAGCGTGCCGTGCACCACCAGGCGCGCGAGCTCGGCGCCCGGCGTCACGCGAAAGCGCCGTGCCTGCGCGCGCACCCGGTCCAGCGAGACGGCGAGGTCTCCCGAGACCGGCCGCGTGGCGGCATCGGGCTCGTGCTCGTCGTAGGCGAAGCTGATCACGTCGGTCGCGCGGTCCATGCCGCGCCAGCGGCGATTCAGGCCACGCAGCTCGTCGTCTCCGGTGAGCCGGACGCCGATGTCCCCGGCGCGACGCGACTCGCCCTCGATCACGCGCGCGACGATGGCGCGCAGCGGCGCGGACAGCCGCTTCCACGACGCGGCGGCGGTGACGGACGTGGCCATGGCGGCATTCTCGCGGGCGGCCGCCGGGGCCGCAACGCGCTCCCCGCCGCGGCGCGGGAGTTTGGTGTCCGGGAATCCGGGAGAGGCACGGGCAAACTTCGATTCGCGATCGGAGCGCCCGGCATTTGGCCGTTCCGCCGGCCCCGCCTTCGCGCATAGAATGGCGGCCTCGCGCTTCACCGAAAGCTTCGGGCACTTCGCCGGCCGGCCGGCCGGCCGCGGTCCGCGAGCTCAGGCGGAAGCCGAGGCACGGCCCCCCGAACGTGCGCGCAGGGTCCTCAAGACCGCCGCACCGATTCCGGCGCCCCCGACACCTGCATCGGACCCGGCGGTTCGCCGTCGCCCCAGGCCGCCCTCGTGAAGCGCCGCGTTCCGTCCGCGCCCGCCTCGAGTGTCCTGCACGACGGACGCTTTCGAGCAGACGTAGTCGGCCGCGAGTCCCCGATGCGGATGCCTTTCCCCCGGCACGCGGGCACGTCGTGGCCAGGACCAAGAGCGATCGCGTCTCGCGCGATCACAGGGGGAATCGCCATGCAGCGTTCCGGAATCGCCGCCCTCCGGCGGATCGCGTGCGTCGTCGCGGGCCTCGCACTCCTGCCGTCCGCGGTCCTCGCGGCCACGTACACGTGGAATGCCGCGAGCGGCAGCTTCACGGACGCCTCGAGCTGGTCCCCGCTCCGCTCCGCGCCGGCCGTCACCGACGTCCTGTTGTTCGACGGCTCGGTGACCCCCACGGCGGCCGTCACCGGGCTCGTGACCCAGACCATCGCGCAGCTCGTGGTGCAGAACGGCGCGGCGGTGACGTTCGCCTCGCCCGCCAGCGCGACGCTCACGATCGCGGGCGACGCCGGGGCCGACTTCGACGTCAACGGCGCGACGCTCACCACGCTCGCCGGCAACGTGATCATCCTGGCCATCGGGGCCGGCGCGACCGGCACGGTGCGCAACGCCGGCGTCGTCGCCCTGCAGGGCGGTGGCCACCGGGTGCTGCCCGCGGACGCGGACGCCCTGCACTTCCAGAGCGGTGGAAAGTTCGTCTCGGACGTCGGCATGACCGGCAATCCCTTCGGCAACGCCGGTACCGCAAACGTGGTCGTCTTCGAGACGACGAGCGCGTTCGTCTTCCGCGCCGGCGCCAACCCGTTCGGACTCCTGCAGCCGGCGAGCCGGGTCACGTTCCAGGCCGGCAGCCTGTACCGGCACGAATCCGTCAACCAACCCTCGCTCGCGGGCCGCACCTATGCCGACATCGAATGGGACAACGGGCCGACGACGCTCACCGCGAGCAGCGGCACCGCG includes:
- the mgtE gene encoding magnesium transporter, whose protein sequence is MRKEAESEADLAVEDLQETWRILSPEDRLEAFFDLPRADAEDFFLDLSARDEHQLISLMPAAQRRSWLRLLPPDDAADVLQQCEESGEREEWLALLDEQTRAEVTALLAYAEDDAGGLMNTRYARVRPDVTADEAIAYLRRQGRDKLENVNYVYVLETDQKLVGVVGLRDLFTAAPGATVRELMTTEVYSARADMDQEALGRLFQQHDLHMIPVVDEAGRMQGIVTVDDIVDVIQEEATEDIHKIGGTEALDAPYLQVGIPQMVQKRVVWLAALFLSEMLTTTAMSRFENEISRAVVLAIFIPLIISSGGNSGSQASTLVIRAMALGEVRLADWWRVIRRELMTGLLM
- a CDS encoding EamA family transporter, with amino-acid sequence MVERLRERGRIARVLIAFACVYFIWGSTFLATRIAVATLPPLLMCATRLLSAGLALLVWARVTGASWPRGAELRNAAIVGVLLPAVGNGSVTLGVTHVPSGLVALLLATIPLWMALLAAFGRDAVRPPARSLVGLVLGFAGIALLLAPSLAHAARTEFPARWALLPVAGAFSWAWGTLWARRVRLPRSPLASTGVGMLSGGVFLLAMSGSLGEFARFDPARVGWSSIAALGYLSVFGSVVAFSAYLYLLRHVPPARVATYAFVNPIVALALGWAFAGEALSNRSLTAALLVVTAVVLITTARTGERVPADAAKSETAARPVGGEEPCLPSS
- a CDS encoding Lrp/AsnC family transcriptional regulator; protein product: MLDDVDRKILELLQTDGRMANVDLSRRIGMAPSAIFERVRRLEQRGVITGYAARVDPRAVDRPLLAYVLVRSDERIGTSSSGEALAQLPEVLEVHHVAGQDSYLVKVRVKDPEALGRLLRDRFGAIESVRSTQSIIALDTFKDSWALPVDGAPRPVKARG
- the pyrR gene encoding bifunctional pyr operon transcriptional regulator/uracil phosphoribosyltransferase PyrR, which codes for MREKAEIVDADGLRRIVTRIAHEIVERNKGIEDLVLVGIRRRGVPLANRIAAKIKEFEGTSPVEGSLDITLYRDDLSTVSAHPVVGATEIPVDINGKIAVLIDDVLFTGRTVRAAMDALIDFGRPRSIQLAVVIDRGHRELPIRADFVGKNVPTSRKEVIGVKLLEIDGVDSVVIKEIDD
- a CDS encoding glycine--tRNA ligase subunit beta, translated to MSAPGELLFEIGVEELPAGYVPPALEQLERGVRAGLEELRLGFDQVTGFATPRRIAVLVTGVAARQRDHEEEAMGPAAKVAFDAAGQPTKALVGFCAGRGVDVSAVRRVATPKGEYVAVTVQHVGRPAADVLPAMLGALAPKLQFPKTLRWDAGDWRFGRPVRWLVALLDDQVLPVRAFGLTAGRTSFGHRFLHPDAVEIASPGGYVEAMRRAFVVVDPRERRQAIERQIARLAEARGGRIVADDELTDINNFLIEWPTSVEGAFAANYLDLPREVIVTALREHQRFFALERADGSLLPGFVTVRNGDDRGLERVRKGNEDVLVARLEDAKFYWETDLRQTPADNLEKLSAVVWMEGLGSLRDKAARLESLAGWLADRLAPPARPAVVRAALLCKTDLLGEMIGSGKEYASLEGVMGGHYARRAGEPEAVASAIAEHYRPRGAGDALPETDAGSLLSLADKLDHVAGAFVAGKSPSGSEDPYGVRRAANGAVRIVLEQSRALDLRAAAMEMTRPFFAADPDLAQAEIMKKLGEFLRARVDAALEERGVPYDTREAALEARIHLGGATRPGWCDAADALARGRALEAFRGDPRFAPLVLLDKRVANILRAATEPLPASLDRARLAEPAERSLLAALEAARAGTAPLWDAREYAKIIPALLGMEGAIHGFFDQVLVNAGDAAVRLNRLRLLSEVRELFVRGWDLSKVVVEGGKA
- a CDS encoding glycine--tRNA ligase subunit alpha — encoded protein: MSSDPRQSLQAMILALEQFWAERGCVIQQPYPSEVGAGTFNPATFLRSLGPEPWRVAYVEPSRRPKDGRYGENPNRFQQFFQYQVLLKPAPADVVDVYFQSLRAMGLDLNEHDPRLIEDDWESPTLGAAGLGWQVVMDGTEISQFTYFQQCGGLELPVISAELTYGLDRIGMMLQRKDRVQDLAWAPGVTWGDLWVRNEWEWSHYNFEQSPVAELFEMFRIWESEANRLLDLKLVGPGYDAVIKCSHAFNLLDARGAISVSERVGYIGRVRKIARKAAVAYVKLREELGYPLLRDPDERAKWVKPAEAAGAPAPAATGAKKGGAK
- a CDS encoding DUF502 domain-containing protein produces the protein MTSAATKSRSSFFGRVRTYLITGLLVLAPTAITLFVLFRLLNWVDNLLGRYLRFAAFDYHRIPGLGLLATLVLLVIVGFVASLLGQGPLARLWDKMLNRIPGVGLVYGSTKSLGEAFLTQREGQAFRKVVLMQWPMPGVWRVGFVTGHVDDVLKARLGEDVACVFVPHTPNPASGFVHYVPKRELVYLDWPVEEGLKVVVSGGVVQPGSPGDAHRAPAAND
- the ybeY gene encoding rRNA maturation RNase YbeY, yielding MATSVTAAASWKRLSAPLRAIVARVIEGESRRAGDIGVRLTGDDELRGLNRRWRGMDRATDVISFAYDEHEPDAATRPVSGDLAVSLDRVRAQARRFRVTPGAELARLVVHGTLHLCGHDHVRAAERRTMRAREERALRAVGVQVRELDRRWRAASRGA